The window CACCTGGGCCCCAACTACTACGCGCCCACCGTACTCAGCGGCGCGGACGCCACCATGGCCTGCGCCTGCGAAGAGACCTTTGGCCCGGTGGCACCGCTCACGGTGTTTGACGACGAGGCCGAGGTGATCGCCGCGGCCAACGACACACCGTTCGGGCTGGCCGCCTACTTCTACAGCCAGAACGTGCGCCGCATCTGGCGCGTGGCCGATGCATTGGAAACCGGCATTGTCGGCATCAACGAAGGGGCGCTGGCCGCAGAGGCCGCGCCGTTCGGGGGGGTGAAGGAATCAGGCTATGGCCGCGAGGGCTCGACCCATGGCCTGGACGACTACCTGCACACCAAGTATGTTTGCCAGGGGCAGCTGGATTGAGATTGAAATCGTTGCTTGGACCAGCTGGGTAAAGCCGCTAGCTTGAAAGTGTCCCGTGCTCAAATAGAGAAGATCCGTACACGGTTAATTTTTTCGGTGCTTCTTCATGGCAGATGCCACTGTTGATGTGAAAGATAGGACTATGAAGTTGAGTGCTTTTTGTTTTGTCCTCGTAGATTTTATGGATTCGTATCAATCGATATTGATCCGCCAATCAAATCTATAGCCTTGATGTTGCGTGGAGGTACACCTACAGGTAATTGACTTAATTCCCGATTGAGGGGCAGCAACGAAGGGGTTTCTGTTGAGATGATATCGCGTGCATCAGGTCGAACGTAATGTATCCATCCGGCATCAGACAAGCATTGAAGCAATTGATTAATCTGACCTGGCTGATTTTTGTATCTCGCCAACTGAGTCAATTCGGCATAAGTCATTGGCCCATTTTTTAGTGCCAAAAGTAGGGGGTGGATGAGCTCCATCGGTATTTCTAGTGGGCCAATCCTTGTGCTTATGCGTAGACTTTTGTTAGAACAGTAATCTTGATTTGGAAAGTTTTGCAGTAAACAAACTCGTTGACTCAGGAGATTTTTTCGATGAATTTCCGGCGGAAGAAGATTATTCTCAGATGGATTGTTTCTTTGAAATAGATCACGTCGTTGAGATTGGTTTCGTACAATGTCTTTGAACGTTTCCTGTGTGGCAATTGATGCACCTTGATTTTTCAGTTCTTCTAATAGGGGTTGGCATTTTTGTGGAACGGATGCAGCGTCTATGTTTTCGATACGAGCAGCGCTGCCTGCATAACTGCAATCAATGGCTTCGAATTCGGCTATAACATCAGCACAGTGCAAAGATTCCCAATGCGGAGAGATCGACTCGTGCGCTGTGTAATTGATATCCAGACCTGCCAAGTGGAGTATTTCTTGGGCTACGCGAGGTTGTTCCCGTAAGTAGCCCGCTCCAGCCCTGGTGAGTTGATCTATCAGTCCCACTGCATACTCAGTTCTCTGGACGCAATCCCCCCCCTGGAGACTAGCTACCTGAGACATCAGTTTGTATGCGGACGCAGCACTTGCGCTACCAGGTTGGCTCGCGTAGGACAGATACAAAATTCCTCCAGGTTTAAGAAGCGCGTGGACGATTGCGTGAACGGATTTGCGAGTTGCCCGGCTCACCCATGAATACACGCCGTGGCTCACTATGAAATCGTAGGCTGGAGCGGAATGTTGTGAAGCGCTGAGGGCTTGTTCGAAGGTCTCACAATGAAATTCGACATTAGTCACGCCCGCCAATTGCGCAAGCGCCCTGGCTTGTTCGATGGCGTTAGGGTTTGCATCGATGGCTACGAAGTGTCCCAAAGGATTTGTCGCAGCCGCTACTACTGCACTAATCCCATTTCCGCAGCCCAGCTCTAACCAGCGGTAGGAGCTTTGAAGGCTTGGTGCTGCTCGTCCCAACGCTATCAAGGTACTTTGTATCCACACCGGCATGATCTCTCGGTGGAAATGTGCCGGGTAAACGCTTTCATTGATATAGCCCTTTGCTCGGGCTGCGTGGATGGTTGCAATCATGGATTACAGAGGATCGAAGTGAAACACCTGCCACGCGAGTGCGGCAGGCATTCAAAAATGCAGGATTTCGCCATCAATTGGGGCTGGCTTGTGGCACTGTGGCGGACTAGGGATCCTCTGCCCAAATCGACTTGGCAAAGTGTGTGCAGCGGATCGGGATGGGCTGCTGGACGCAAACCTCGCAGCCTGCCCGAGGCGCCAGATACACACGGCGCGGTGTGACCTGTGCAGAAGGCCATAGAGGCCTGTAAAGAGCCTTAGAACGAGGCGGTATAACTCACGTACACAGCGCGTCCGGGCTCGTTGTACGTGGCCGCTCCTGCATTGCCTGTGCTGTTGGAAATGCGGGTAATCTTCCGGTCAAACAGATTGGTGATGCCAAAGGCAACACGGTTGTTTTTGTTGATCTCGTAATTAGCACTGACGCCGTACATGGCATATGAACCGACCTCAGATAGCGCCACACCACTCGCACCGCCGCTCTGATTGATGTTCGTGCTGGTGCGAGGTTTTTGGCGGCCATAGAACGTCGCCGTCAGCTGGGAAGACCACTGAGGTGAAATACGCCAGTCAAGCGTGCTATTGACGGTGTATTTAGGAACGATAGATATAGGCTGATGGTAGGTCTTATCTTTGTTGCTGAACATTATCGTGAAGTTATTCAGCATTTTGAGCTTTTGACCTGACTCACCCAGGATAGGAATGTTGAAATTACCTTCTAAGCCGTGCACGATCGCCGGACCGGAGTTAAACCACTGGGTAACCCAGTAGCCCGTGACAGGGTCAAGCGCCAAAGCGGATGATTCTCGCGTGGTGGTTATCTTATTTTTGTAATCGTTGCGGAAATAGCTAAGAGTGGCATCCCAACCGGTTTGGTTCTTCCACGCCACACCGATTTCTTTGTTCAGGCTGACCTCTGGTTGGAGATTTGAGTTACCCTGAATTTGGCAAGGGCCTTGACCGGTAGGGCATCCATTCCCCATACTTTGATAGTAGTAGTACGGGTTTGTTTGATAAACGCTGGGAGTTTTGAAAGCACGTGCTACGCCACCCTTGAGCGTCCATTCCGGGGAAAGCTCGTACACAGCATTTAAGCTCGGACTCCAGTTGTCACCAAATTGGTCACTGTGATCCAGTCGCATGCCGGGTGTCAATACCAGAGAAGGCCCAACAGCAATAT is drawn from Acidovorax sp. DW039 and contains these coding sequences:
- a CDS encoding class I SAM-dependent methyltransferase, which encodes MIATIHAARAKGYINESVYPAHFHREIMPVWIQSTLIALGRAAPSLQSSYRWLELGCGNGISAVVAAATNPLGHFVAIDANPNAIEQARALAQLAGVTNVEFHCETFEQALSASQHSAPAYDFIVSHGVYSWVSRATRKSVHAIVHALLKPGGILYLSYASQPGSASAASAYKLMSQVASLQGGDCVQRTEYAVGLIDQLTRAGAGYLREQPRVAQEILHLAGLDINYTAHESISPHWESLHCADVIAEFEAIDCSYAGSAARIENIDAASVPQKCQPLLEELKNQGASIATQETFKDIVRNQSQRRDLFQRNNPSENNLLPPEIHRKNLLSQRVCLLQNFPNQDYCSNKSLRISTRIGPLEIPMELIHPLLLALKNGPMTYAELTQLARYKNQPGQINQLLQCLSDAGWIHYVRPDARDIISTETPSLLPLNRELSQLPVGVPPRNIKAIDLIGGSISIDTNP